In the genome of Saprospira sp. CCB-QB6, one region contains:
- a CDS encoding class I SAM-dependent methyltransferase, with the protein MKEFWNQRYGAEDFAYGRRPNRYFAAHLHDVEPGKILLIAEGEGRNAIFAAQNGWDVCACDLSEEGQQKALAWAEKEGLDLRYDLGDFGALNYPKESFDALGLVYAHFPPHLKTDYLRKAADLLKPGGLLLLEGFAKGHRAYQEKNPAVGGPQNVEMLFTKEEMLEIFSDFEFSILKEEVVELQEGLYHNGEAEVLRIMAQKKEN; encoded by the coding sequence ATGAAAGAATTTTGGAACCAGCGCTATGGCGCTGAAGACTTTGCTTATGGCCGTCGGCCCAATCGCTATTTTGCTGCTCATTTACATGATGTAGAACCTGGGAAAATCTTGCTCATTGCCGAGGGCGAAGGCCGAAATGCTATTTTTGCCGCTCAAAATGGTTGGGATGTTTGTGCCTGCGACCTCAGTGAGGAGGGCCAACAAAAAGCCTTGGCTTGGGCCGAAAAAGAGGGCTTGGATTTGCGCTACGATTTAGGCGATTTTGGAGCACTCAATTATCCCAAAGAAAGCTTTGATGCTTTAGGTTTGGTCTATGCGCATTTTCCTCCTCATCTCAAGACAGATTATCTGCGCAAAGCTGCCGATTTGCTTAAACCAGGAGGGCTCTTGCTCTTAGAGGGGTTTGCCAAGGGGCATCGGGCCTATCAAGAAAAAAATCCAGCTGTAGGTGGTCCACAAAATGTGGAGATGCTTTTCACGAAAGAAGAAATGCTAGAGATCTTCTCTGATTTTGAGTTTTCCATTCTCAAAGAGGAGGTAGTAGAACTGCAAGAAGGGCTATATCATAATGGAGAGGCTGAAGTCTTGCGCATTATGGCCCAGAAAAAAGAAAACTAA
- the leuS gene encoding leucine--tRNA ligase has product MEYRPQEIEEKWRSYWKENKTYQTPTTSDKPKYYVLDMFPYPSGAGLHVGHPLGYIASDIFARYKRLSGFNVLHPMGYDAFGLPAEQYAIQTGVHPAVSTAENVGRYRQQLDKLGFSYDWDRSVNTSSPDYYKWTQQIFIWLFEHYYDKTADKALPVTELIRQFEQAGSEAVAAAHSHETAFSAAEWQGFSAQEKEEVLMNYRLAYRKVGYVNWCEELGTVLANDEIKDGRSERGGFPVVQKPMMQWALRITAYAQRLLDGLDTVEFSEALKTQQRNWIGRSEGAELFFLTENKEDKIEVFTTRPDTLFGVSFMVLAPEHELVQKLTTAEQKEEIEAYLQYVEGRSERDRMMDVKTISGAFTGSYAIHPFTGKKVPIWISEYVLAGYGTGAIMAVPSDDERDQRFAQHFGLDILPVVDQSDYPNAEMGQKIGKLINSDFLNGLEVKAAIVKAIEKLEALNIGQRKVNFRLHDANFSRQRYWGEPFPISYDAEGLTQVETALPVELPELDNFQPTADGHSPLARVESWVNTPEGHKRETDTMPGFAGSSWYFLRYMDPKNETAPFSEEAVNYWQDVDLYLGGAEHAVGHLMYSRFWHKFLYDLGKVPTQEPYKKLVNQGMIQGIIEQIYMLKEKNEAGQTVFVSADRIAEYGGAEAFALLPVHIDFVSNYGQDDSYLSTEGVAQFLEWRPSYADAEFIYNEAGQLVTDSEIGKMSKRYYNVVNPDDMVALYGSDCFRLYEMFLGPLEDSKPWNTSGISGVAKFLRRLWLLFYSPEGEWLVQKETPTAKERKALHHCIKQVQYGLESFSLNTCVSDFMKLSNELRDLDCHKAEILECFVLLLAPFAPHLAEELWQALGHQESVFKTGAFPSFNPAFLVEDSIVYPVCVNGKKRASIELPNGLAQDAIKEQALALEEVQKWIEGKSIRKVIVVPKRMVNIVV; this is encoded by the coding sequence ATGGAATATAGGCCACAGGAGATCGAAGAAAAATGGAGATCCTATTGGAAAGAAAATAAGACCTACCAAACTCCAACTACCTCAGACAAACCCAAATATTATGTGCTCGATATGTTTCCTTATCCCTCTGGGGCAGGTTTGCATGTGGGCCACCCCTTAGGGTATATTGCTAGTGATATTTTTGCTCGTTATAAGCGCCTTTCGGGCTTTAATGTGCTGCACCCTATGGGCTATGATGCCTTTGGTTTACCAGCCGAGCAATACGCGATTCAAACAGGAGTGCACCCTGCAGTATCTACGGCCGAAAATGTAGGCCGCTATCGCCAACAGCTCGATAAACTGGGCTTTAGCTATGATTGGGATCGCTCTGTTAATACTTCTTCTCCTGATTACTATAAATGGACACAGCAGATTTTTATCTGGTTGTTTGAGCATTATTATGACAAAACAGCAGATAAGGCCTTGCCCGTAACTGAACTCATTCGTCAGTTTGAGCAAGCTGGCTCAGAAGCCGTAGCCGCTGCACATAGCCATGAAACAGCTTTCTCTGCTGCCGAATGGCAGGGCTTTTCAGCCCAAGAGAAGGAAGAGGTGCTCATGAATTATCGTCTAGCTTACCGCAAAGTAGGCTATGTAAACTGGTGCGAGGAGCTAGGAACCGTTTTGGCCAATGACGAAATTAAGGATGGCCGTTCGGAACGTGGAGGCTTTCCTGTGGTTCAAAAACCAATGATGCAATGGGCTTTGCGCATCACGGCTTATGCCCAACGCCTACTTGATGGATTAGATACTGTAGAGTTTTCGGAGGCGCTCAAAACACAGCAGCGCAACTGGATCGGTCGGTCTGAAGGGGCAGAACTCTTTTTCCTCACAGAAAATAAAGAGGATAAAATCGAGGTCTTTACCACCCGACCCGATACCCTTTTTGGGGTGAGCTTCATGGTGCTTGCTCCTGAGCATGAGCTGGTCCAAAAATTAACTACTGCCGAACAAAAAGAAGAAATTGAGGCTTACCTCCAATATGTTGAAGGTCGTTCGGAACGCGATCGCATGATGGATGTAAAAACCATTAGCGGAGCCTTTACGGGTAGTTATGCTATCCATCCATTTACCGGCAAAAAAGTGCCGATTTGGATCAGTGAATACGTTTTGGCCGGTTATGGCACAGGCGCTATTATGGCGGTTCCTTCTGATGATGAACGCGATCAACGCTTTGCCCAACATTTTGGACTAGATATTTTGCCCGTAGTTGATCAATCAGACTACCCCAATGCAGAAATGGGCCAAAAAATCGGCAAATTGATCAATAGCGATTTCCTTAATGGCCTAGAAGTGAAAGCAGCCATTGTCAAAGCTATCGAAAAGCTCGAAGCCCTAAATATTGGCCAGCGCAAAGTGAATTTCCGCTTGCATGATGCCAACTTTAGCCGCCAACGCTATTGGGGCGAGCCTTTCCCTATTTCTTATGATGCAGAGGGCCTCACGCAAGTAGAAACAGCTTTGCCCGTAGAATTGCCCGAGCTAGATAACTTCCAACCTACAGCCGATGGACATTCTCCCTTGGCTAGAGTGGAGTCTTGGGTAAATACCCCAGAAGGACACAAAAGAGAAACCGATACGATGCCTGGTTTTGCTGGCTCTAGTTGGTATTTCCTTCGTTATATGGACCCCAAAAATGAAACCGCTCCCTTCTCTGAAGAGGCTGTTAATTATTGGCAGGATGTAGATCTTTACCTCGGTGGAGCAGAACATGCCGTGGGCCATTTGATGTATTCTCGCTTTTGGCATAAATTCCTTTACGATTTGGGCAAAGTGCCCACGCAAGAGCCCTACAAAAAGCTGGTCAACCAAGGAATGATCCAGGGGATTATCGAGCAGATTTATATGCTCAAAGAAAAGAATGAAGCTGGCCAAACAGTTTTCGTTTCTGCCGACCGCATCGCAGAATATGGCGGAGCCGAAGCTTTTGCCCTTTTACCTGTGCATATCGATTTTGTAAGTAATTATGGTCAAGATGACTCATATTTGAGCACAGAAGGCGTTGCTCAATTCCTGGAATGGCGCCCTAGCTATGCCGATGCCGAGTTTATCTATAATGAGGCTGGACAGCTAGTGACGGATAGCGAAATTGGCAAGATGTCTAAACGCTATTATAATGTGGTCAATCCCGATGATATGGTGGCCCTTTACGGTAGCGATTGTTTCCGCCTCTACGAAATGTTCCTTGGCCCCCTAGAAGATTCTAAACCTTGGAATACCAGCGGAATTTCTGGCGTAGCCAAATTCCTCCGCCGCCTTTGGTTGTTGTTCTACAGCCCAGAAGGGGAGTGGTTGGTCCAAAAAGAAACGCCTACGGCTAAAGAACGCAAGGCTTTGCATCACTGCATCAAACAAGTGCAGTATGGACTCGAGAGCTTCTCGCTCAATACCTGCGTTTCCGATTTCATGAAGCTCAGCAATGAGTTGCGCGATCTCGATTGCCATAAGGCCGAAATTCTAGAGTGCTTTGTTTTGTTGCTCGCCCCCTTTGCCCCACATTTAGCCGAAGAGCTTTGGCAGGCCTTGGGCCATCAGGAATCGGTCTTCAAAACAGGCGCTTTTCCTAGCTTTAATCCCGCCTTTTTGGTGGAGGATAGCATTGTTTATCCCGTTTGCGTAAATGGTAAAAAACGCGCTTCTATCGAGCTCCCCAACGGCTTGGCCCAAGATGCCATTAAGGAACAAGCCTTGGCTTTAGAAGAGGTTCAAAAATGGATAGAAGGTAAGAGTATCCGCAAGGTGATTGTCGTGCCCAAACGCATGGTCAATATTGTGGTTTAA